In the genome of Hymenobacter taeanensis, one region contains:
- a CDS encoding cupin domain-containing protein, which yields MSDTTITKVDSRHSPKGAEGEKYLASGKSVSMRMWENESPAEAKEPAARPYETVGYVLQGRAELHIEGQMVLLEPGNSWVVPKGATHTYKILESFTAVEATSPPAQVHGRDEE from the coding sequence ATGTCTGATACGACCATCACGAAAGTAGATTCCCGCCACTCTCCTAAAGGCGCTGAGGGCGAAAAATATTTAGCTTCGGGCAAAAGCGTATCTATGCGCATGTGGGAAAACGAGTCGCCGGCAGAGGCCAAAGAGCCCGCCGCCCGGCCCTACGAGACGGTAGGCTACGTGCTACAAGGGCGCGCCGAGCTGCACATAGAGGGGCAGATGGTGTTGCTGGAACCTGGCAACTCCTGGGTAGTGCCTAAAGGTGCAACGCACACGTACAAAATTTTAGAATCCTTCACGGCCGTAGAAGCTACCTCGCCCCCAGCCCAAGTGCACGGGCGCGACGAAGAGTAA
- the cysK gene encoding cysteine synthase A, with translation MKATSILDTIGNTPLLRLNRLFAHRPDVEVWVKLERTNPGGSIKDRIALAMIEQAEKDGLLTPDSLIVEPTSGNTGVGLAMVAAVKGYKITVVMPESMSIERRRLMAAYGANLELTPREKGMKGAIEKAGEIVRDTPGAWMPMQFENSANIRVHAETTAQEILRDMPEGFDYHITGVGTGGHITAVTEVLKPLFPRMKTFAVEPELSPVISGGAPGPHPIQGIGAGFIPANLHREVLDGTIQVSQQEAFDMTRRAAREEGIFMGISSGASLAAVAKKLDEVPEGGRVLTFCYDTGERYLSVEGLFV, from the coding sequence ATGAAAGCTACTTCCATTCTGGATACCATTGGCAACACCCCGTTGCTGCGTCTTAACCGCCTCTTCGCGCACCGCCCCGATGTGGAAGTGTGGGTAAAGCTGGAGCGCACTAACCCCGGCGGCAGCATCAAAGACCGTATTGCCCTGGCCATGATTGAGCAGGCCGAGAAAGACGGCCTGCTAACCCCCGATTCTCTGATTGTAGAGCCTACCTCCGGCAACACGGGCGTAGGGCTGGCCATGGTGGCCGCCGTGAAAGGCTACAAGATTACCGTGGTAATGCCAGAAAGCATGTCTATTGAACGGCGCCGCCTTATGGCTGCGTACGGCGCTAACTTAGAGCTCACCCCCCGCGAAAAAGGCATGAAGGGCGCTATTGAGAAAGCCGGCGAGATTGTACGCGACACACCTGGCGCCTGGATGCCCATGCAGTTTGAAAATTCCGCCAACATTCGGGTACACGCCGAAACTACGGCCCAGGAAATCCTGCGTGACATGCCTGAGGGTTTTGACTATCATATCACTGGTGTAGGCACCGGTGGCCACATTACGGCCGTAACGGAGGTGCTTAAGCCACTGTTCCCGCGCATGAAGACCTTCGCGGTAGAGCCTGAACTGTCTCCCGTTATCAGCGGCGGTGCCCCCGGTCCGCACCCCATTCAAGGTATTGGGGCAGGCTTCATTCCCGCCAACCTCCACCGCGAGGTCCTAGACGGTACTATTCAGGTAAGTCAACAGGAAGCCTTTGATATGACGCGCCGCGCCGCCCGGGAAGAAGGCATTTTTATGGGCATTTCATCTGGGGCCTCATTGGCCGCTGTAGCCAAAAAGCTCGATGAAGTTCCTGAAGGGGGGCGTGTACTCACCTTCTGCTACGATACCGGTGAGCGG
- a CDS encoding serine O-acetyltransferase, which yields MSHDAFIQALTQAHQQAAAPLPGPGFCHLAEQLLNLLFPERAERPLRNADAVAATLGIWQDDLTTLLLAVQTPQPAAELAADCVASLPVLREMLLLDAQAIVAADPAAGGLAEVVVTYPGFYAIALHRFAHGLYQRGVPRVPRLLSEYAHQRTGIDIHPGARIGRSFCIDHGTGIVIGETAVIGAHAKVFQGVTLGALSVAKHLQGIKRHPTIEDHVVIYAGATILGGNTVVGSHSIIGGNVWLTESVPSHSRVYHRAQIQVTRAEDPAADITFSI from the coding sequence ATGTCGCACGATGCATTTATTCAGGCCCTGACGCAGGCCCACCAGCAGGCCGCCGCGCCCTTGCCCGGTCCCGGCTTTTGTCACCTGGCTGAGCAGCTTCTTAACCTGCTGTTTCCTGAACGGGCCGAGCGCCCCCTGCGTAACGCCGACGCCGTAGCCGCTACTCTGGGCATCTGGCAAGATGATCTAACCACCCTGCTGTTGGCCGTGCAAACGCCCCAACCCGCCGCGGAGCTAGCCGCCGACTGCGTTGCCAGTTTACCCGTGCTGCGAGAGATGTTGCTGCTTGATGCGCAAGCTATTGTGGCCGCCGACCCTGCCGCTGGAGGCCTGGCTGAAGTAGTGGTTACCTACCCGGGCTTCTATGCCATTGCCCTGCACCGTTTTGCCCACGGCCTCTACCAGCGCGGAGTTCCCCGCGTGCCCCGCCTCCTTAGTGAGTATGCCCACCAGCGCACCGGCATCGACATTCACCCGGGAGCCCGGATTGGCAGATCCTTCTGCATCGACCACGGTACGGGCATTGTGATTGGAGAAACGGCCGTAATTGGAGCCCACGCCAAGGTGTTTCAGGGGGTTACCCTGGGTGCTTTGAGTGTGGCCAAGCACCTGCAGGGCATCAAGCGGCACCCCACCATCGAAGACCATGTGGTGATTTACGCCGGGGCTACTATTTTGGGCGGCAATACAGTAGTCGGCAGCCACAGCATCATCGGCGGCAACGTGTGGCTGACGGAGAGCGTGCCCTCGCATTCGCGGGTGTACCACCGGGCCCAGATTCAGGTTACCCGCGCCGAAGACCCCGCCGCCGACATCACCTTCTCCATTTAA
- a CDS encoding T9SS type A sorting domain-containing protein has product MAHFATAAAALAAATQIQLRDLTGRLVLTQVVPANATEVTLQLSTGLAKGTYLVQVAGLKNSGKPVCLIKQ; this is encoded by the coding sequence ATGGCCCATTTTGCCACAGCCGCCGCAGCCCTGGCCGCGGCGACTCAGATTCAGCTTCGCGACCTTACTGGCCGGCTCGTGCTCACCCAAGTGGTTCCGGCCAATGCTACGGAGGTAACGCTGCAGCTCTCCACTGGCCTAGCTAAGGGAACGTATCTGGTTCAGGTAGCTGGCCTTAAGAACAGCGGTAAACCAGTGTGTTTGATTAAGCAATAA